A stretch of Vigna angularis cultivar LongXiaoDou No.4 chromosome 4, ASM1680809v1, whole genome shotgun sequence DNA encodes these proteins:
- the LOC108342698 gene encoding xanthotoxin 5-hydroxylase CYP82C4, with protein sequence MDSSLKLTIVAILVAMSVFLWHAFLRKKINTGGKNNNKEAPVPVGAWPLIGHLHLLGGHDQLLYRTLGTMADQYGPAFNIWLGTRRAFVVSSWEVAKECFTTNDKALASRPTTVAAKIMGYNYAVFGFAPYSPFWREMRKIATLELLSNRRLEMLKHVRVSELSMGIRDLYNSWVQNRSRPVVVELNRWLEDLTLNMVVRMVAGKRYFGASATCDDDEARRCQKAINQFFHLIGIFVVSDALPFLRWFDVQGHEKAMKKTAMELDAILEGWLHEHRMQRVDGEVKAEGELDFIDVMLSLQKSGQLSNFQYDSDTSIKSTCLAIILGGSDTSAGTLTWAISLLLNNRQALKKAQEELDLNVGMGRQVEESDIRNLAYLQAIIKETLRLYPAGPLLGPREAQEDCNVGGYDVPAGTRLVVNLWKIHRDPRVWEEPSAFRPERFLTSDAVDVRGQNFELIPFGSGRRSCPGMSFALQVLHLTLARLLHAFEFATPSDEPVDMTESPGLTIPKATPLELLLTPRLPPQLYAY encoded by the exons ATGGATTCCTCCTTGAAATTAACTATTGTAGCCATTTTGGTAGCCATGTCAGTCTTTCTCTGGCATGCTTTTCTCAGGAAGAAGATAAACACAGGAGGTAAGAACAATAACAAAGAGGCTCCTGTCCCAGTTGGTGCATGGCCACTCATTGGTCACCTACACCTTCTGGGTGGCCATGACCAACTTCTCTACCGAACACTAGGAACAATGGCTGATCAATATGGACCAGCGTTTAACATCTGGCTCGGTACTCGCAGAGCATTTGTAGTTAGCAGCTGGGAAGTGGCTAAAGAATGTTTCACAACCAATGACAAGGCACTTGCCTCACGCCCCACAACCGTTGCCGCAAAGATTATGGGATACAACTACGCAGTGTTTGGTTTTGCCCCTTACAGTCCCTTTTGGCGTGAGATGAGAAAGATTGCAACTCTTGAACTTCTTTCCAACCGCAGGCTCGAAATGCTGAAGCATGTGAGAGTGTCGGAACTCAGCATGGGCATAAGGGATTTATACAACTCTTGGGTCCAAAACAGGTCTCGGCCTGTGGTTGTGGAACTGAACCGGTGGTTGGAGGATTTGACTCTGAATATGGTGGTTAGAATGGTGGCAGGGAAACGCTACTTCGGTGCCTCTGCAACGTGTGATGATGATGAAGCAAGGCGGTGCCAGAAGGCTATTAATCAGTTCTTTCATCTCATTGGGATTTTTGTGGTTTCAGATGCGCTCCCGTTTCTGCGTTGGTTTGATGTGCAGGGGCACGAGAAGGCAATGAAGAAAACTGCCATGGAGTTGGATGCCATACTTGAAGGGTGGCTACATGAACATCGTATGCAAAGAGTTGATGGTGAAGTTAAAGCTGAGGGCGAACTTGATTTCATAGATGTCATGTTGTCTCTTCAGAAGAGTGGTCAGCTTTCAAATTTCCAATATGATTCCGACACCAGCATCAAATCCACATGTCTC GCTATTATACTTGGTGGCAGTGATACCTCGGCCGGAACGCTTACTTGGGCCATCTCATTACTCCTGAACAATCGGCAAGCATTGAAAAAGGCCCAAGAAGAATTGGACCTGAATGTTGGCATGGGTAGGCAGGTTGAGGAGTCAGACATCAGAAACCTTGCATATCTTCAAGCCATTATCAAGGAAACCTTGCGGCTATACCCAGCTGGGCCTCTCCTAGGACCAAGGGAAGCCCAAGAAGATTGCAATGTCGGAGGTTATGATGTCCCTGCTGGAACACGGTTGGTGGTTAACCTGTGGAAGATTCATAGGGATCCAAGGGTGTGGGAAGAGCCTTCTGCTTTCAGACCAGAGAGGTTTCTGACAAGTGATGCTGTTGATGTTCGAGGCCAAAACTTTGAGCTCATTCCCTTTGGGTCTGGTAGAAGGTCTTGTCCTGGCATGTCTTTTGCACTCCAAGTTCTTCACCTGACATTGGCTCGTCTGCTTCATGCATTTGAATTCGCAACTCCATCAGATGAACCGGTTGACATGACGGAGAGTCCCGGTTTAACAATTCCTAAGGCAACTCCCTTGGAGCTTCTTCTCACTCCTCGCCTTCCACCTCAATTATATGCCTACTAA
- the LOC108341961 gene encoding cytochrome P450 CYP82D47: MEAAALAGVAVFLLLSYFIKWATAGSARKKPPEAAGGWPLIGHLRLFGRSACQPLYETLGGLADKYGPIFSIRIGVHQAVVVSSWELAKECFTTLDVVVSSRPKFSAAKILTYDYASFAFSPYGEFWRDMHKITVSELFSTRRAEQLRGIRYSEVQSSLKELYGTWVEKKGDLLVEMKEWFGNMNLNVILRTVAGKRYCVGNGDEERMRVRRVLREFFNLMGVVVIGDAIPFLGWLDLGGEVKEMKKTAVEMDSFFSEWLEEHRQRRDSDGKKREEDFIDVLLSALDGVDLAGHDADTVIKATCLTLIAAATDTTTVTMTWALSVLLNNRDALKKVQDELDEHVGMEKAVNESDINKLVYLQAVVKESMRLYAAAPLPGPREFTSDCTLGGYHIQAGTRLILNIWKMQRDPRVWENPLKFEPERFLTSHKGVDVKGQHFELLPFGGGRRSCPGMSFALQMTHLALAAFLQAFKVTTLNNEPVDMSPVFGLTLIKATPLEVLIQPRLPHQRLLNNVY; encoded by the exons ATGGAAGCAGCAGCGCTTGCTGGAGTAGCTGTCTTTCTATTACTTAGTTACTTCATCAAATGGGCTACAGCAGGTTCTGCTCGCAAGAAGCCACCGGAAGCAGCCGGTGGCTGGCCTTTAATCGGCCACCTTCGCCTCTTTGGTCGCTCCGCCTGTCAGCCTCTATACGAAACGCTAGGAGGCTTAGCAGACAAGTATGGCCCAATATTCAGCATCCGAATCGGTGTGCATCAGGCGGTAGTGGTGAGCTCTTGGGAGTTAGCGAAGGAGTGTTTTACCACTCTGGACGTTGTTGTCTCATCTCGTCCCAAATTCAGCGCCGCCAAAATCTTGACATACGACTATGCTAGTTTTGCGTTTTCCCCTTACGGAGAATTCTGGCGCGACATGCATAAGATTACGGTTTCGGAGCTATTTTCTACCCGACGTGCTGAACAGCTTCGAGGAATTAGATATTCGGAGGTGCAGAGTTCGTTGAAAGAACTATACGGAACGTGGGTGGAGAAAAAGGGTGATTTGTTGGTGGAGATGAAGGAGTGGTTCGGGAACATGAATCTGAACGTGATTCTGAGGACGGTTGCGGGAAAGCGATACTGTGTGGGGAATGGAGATGAGGAACGGATGAGGGTTCGGAGGGTACTGAGAGAATTCTTTAATTTGATGGGGGTGGTTGTGATTGGGGATGCGATTCCATTTCTTGGTTGGCTTGATTTGGGAGGTGAAGTGAAGGAGATGAAGAAAACGGCTGTAGAAATGGATAGCTTCTTTTCTGAATGGTTAGAAGAACATCGCCAACGAAGAGACTCAGATGGGAAGAAAAGAGAGGAAGACTTCATTGATGTGTTGCTGTCTGCTCTTGACGGGGTCGACCTTGCTGGTCACGATGCCGACACTGTCATTAAAGCCACATGTCTG ACATTAATAGCTGCAGCAACGGATACTACAACAGTTACTATGACTTGGGCATTATCGGTATTGTTGAATAATCGCGATGCCTTGAAGAAAGttcaagatgaattggatgagcATGTGGGGATGGAAAAAGCGGTGAATGAATCTGACATAAACAAATTAGTTTACCTTCAAGCTGTCGTTAAAGAGTCAATGAGATTGTATGCAGCTGCACCACTACCTGGTCCGCGTGAATTCACAAGCGATTGTACTTTAGGTGGCTACCATATCCAAGCAGGTACGAGATTGATTTTGAACATTTGGAAGATGCAGAGAGATCCACGTGTATGGGAAAATCCATTGAAGTTTGAGCCAGAAAGGTTCCTCACAAGCCACAAGGGTGTGGATGTGAAGGGTCAACATTTTGAGCTACTTCCCTTTGGTGGCGGAAGAAGGTCGTGCCCTGGCATGTCATTTGCCCTTCAAATGACACACTTAGCTTTAGCAGCTTTTTTGCAAGCATTTAAGGTCACAACACTGAACAATGAACCAGTTGACATGAGTCCCGTATTTGGACTCACACTCATCAAAGCCACCCCGCTTGAGGTTTTAATCCAACCTCGTTTACCACATCAACGTCTCCTTAATAATGTATACTAA